The proteins below are encoded in one region of Triticum aestivum cultivar Chinese Spring chromosome 1B, IWGSC CS RefSeq v2.1, whole genome shotgun sequence:
- the LOC123129145 gene encoding protein trichome birefringence-like 28, whose protein sequence is MRIPRRKAGVPLGVPSRRAQIAAVFALAVLLGVSVLYDSAHIAASLRRHSGYNRLSPTREAPAGAGPRATPAQAVESAGAATDRTDPPPRLGAEGVSKSNPGTAADGSSPETGVLKEVVAEGGEATCDMYKGRWVHDEENAPMYKESDCEFLTEQVTCMRNGRRSDEYQKWRWQPDACDLPRFDAKLLLEKLRNKRMMFVGDSLNRNQWESMVCLVQSVAPWDKKKLVKNGSLNVFRLHEYNATIEFYWAPFLVESNSDDPDIHSITDRMITPTSIAKHAANWIGVDYLIFNTYIWWMNTPKMKIVPDGSFTRKPVKYDELDRVVAYRQILETWSGWVEENVDPKRTMVLFMSVSPVHMQSEGWGSPDNIKCFSETQPVLNYTKTLDVGTDWDLFTESHEVTKAMKKVPVHFINITALSEIRKDAHTSVHTLRQGKLLTKEQQANPRKFADCIHWCLPGLPDTWNEFIYGHIVSSPLQRQIENQSAR, encoded by the exons atgcggATCCCGCGGCGGAAGGCCGGGGTGCCGCTCGGCGTGCCCAGCCGGCGGGCGCAGATCGCCGCGGTCTTCGCGCTCGCCGTGCTGCTCGGCGTCTCCGTCCTCTACGAcagcgcccacatcgccgcctcgCTGCGCCGCCACAGCGGCTACAACAGGCTCTCCCCCACCAGG GAGGCGCCGGCGGGGGCTGGCCCGCGCGCTACACCGGCGCAGGCAGTGGAATCAGCGGGGGCGGCCACGGATCGGACCGACCCGCCCCCGCGGCTCGGGGCGGAGGGGGTGTCTAAGTCTAACCCCGGGACGGCAGCCGATGGGTCCTCGCCGGAGACGGGGGTCCTGAAGGAAGTGGTGGCGGAAGGGGGCGAGGCTACCTGCGACATGTACAAGGGGAGGTGGGTGCACGACGAGGAGAACGCGCCCATGTACAAGGAGTCCGACTGCGAGTTCCTGACAGAGCAGGTCACCTGCATGCGCAACGGCCGCCGCAGCGACGAGTACCAGAAGTGGCGGTGGCAGCCTGATGCCTGCGACCTCCCAAG GTTCGATGCTAAGTTGCTTCTTGAGAAGCTAAGGAACAAAAGGATGATGTTTGTGGGGGATTCACTGAACAGGAACCAGTGGGAGTCCATGGTGTGCCTGGTCCAGTCTGTGGCTCCATGGGATAAGAAAAAGCTTGTCAAGAATGGATCTCTAAATGTGTTCCGCCTTCAT GAGTACAATGCAACGATTGAGTTCTATTGGGCTCCTTTCCTAGTTGAGTCGAACTCAGATGATCCAGACATTCATAGCATCACTGACCGAATGATCACGCCAACATCGATCGCCAAGCATGCAGCAAATTGGATAGGGGTGGACTATTTGATCTTCAACACTTACATTTGGTGGATGAACACCCCGAAGATGAAAATTGT GCCTGACGGATCCTTCACAAGGAAACCGGTTAAGTATGATGAATTGGATCGTGTGGTTGCATACCGACAGATCCTCGAGACATGGTCTGGATGGGTAGAAGAGAATGTAGATCCCAAAAGGACAATGGTCTTATTCATGAGTGTTTCACCAGTACATATGCA GAGTGAAGGCTGGGGCAGTCCTGACAACATAAAATGCTTCTCTGAGACACAACCAGTGCTGAATTACACAAAAACACTGGATGTCGGCACTGACTGGGATCTTTTCACGGAATCTCATGAAGTGACGAAGGCGATGAAGAAGGTACCCGTGCACTTCATCAACATAACCGCATTGTCAGAGATCCGCAAGGACGCACACACATCTGTGCACACGCTGCGACAGGGTAAGCTCCTGACAAAGGAGCAGCAGGCTAACCCACGCAAGTTCGCCGACTGCATCCACTGGTGCCTCCCTGGCTTGCCGGACACATGGAACGAGTTCATTTACGGCCACATTGTGTCGAGCCCTCTACAGCGGCAGATTGAGAATCAATCTGCAAGATGA